gagaatggtcggggttggaagggacctctgtgggtcacccagtccaacccccctgccgaagcagggtcacctacagcaggctgcacaggaccttgtccaggcgggtcttgaatatctccagagaaggagactccacagcctccctgggcagcctgttccagggctccgtcaccctcagacgttGGTCCTCTCTGTCACAGGAAGATGTGAAGGGGTCTTTGGCAGCTCACCGCCCGCAGCATGGGAAGGGCGGGATCCCGCCGTCCATCTCTGTTACGGTATCGTCACAACAGCACCCGCGGGTCTCAGCGTGCGGCGAGAAGTGTTAAAGCTCGTCCTTGGCGTTAAGGAGATGCTGCAGCGGACCAACCGGTACCACGCGATCCGTCAGCAGCCGGTCCTGAGAGCCTCCGCGGCTGTCAGGGGGGCTGTCGCCTGGGAAGTCGGTGGGAGCATGATCCTCCAGCAGGCCGGCTTCTACGGCGCGGCGCCGGAGCCCCTCGCTCCCGACGAGGCCTTGCGCCCTGGCGTAGCCGTGCTGACAGAAGGGAGGCAGCTTCTGGCGGGTGAAGGCGAACAGGAAGCAGGACTCTGCGGGGGCGGTAGAGAAGGATCAAAAATCAGACTCGGCAGAGAACAACTCCCGTAAACTCCTGGGGACTTGTCTGGAACAAAAGGCAGAGAGATGAGGGGAGATGACCGGAGTTTCCCACCCAGCATCCTGCCCTGGATGGCGGCGGAGAAATCGACTCCGTACTGCAGAGCTCATGAGATGCAGGGCGGCATCTCCAGTGTGCACCCTGAGAGGGAAAGGAGCTGGATTTGAGCTTGCAGCTCTCTGGCGTCTTCTTCGTACCACAGGACTGCTTCCCTCTGCACAGCGCATGGGGTTCCTGAAGGAGGCTCCCAGCCCAGTCTTCAGACCAGGAAGGGAGACCAGCTCTCTCATCCCAGCACTGCCGTTTCCGAAGGGAAAGCAATCCCATCGTCAGCACATGAAAAGAGATCTGGTACCCAACGGCACAAAGGAACGTTCCGATAacggaggaggaaggaaagctgCAGGCAGGAAAGGGACTGAACCAAACCTCACGCACCTCTCCCTAAATCTGTGTGTGCCTGGGGCATTCTCTGTCCAGCGGCGAGTGACAGCAGAGGCTGTTTGGGAACACACACACAGCACCAGCACTTTTCACCGTCTGGGGAGTGCACCGAAGGGGTGCGACTGATGGCGAGACCACCAGCTCGCCACAGGGAGACCTCAGCTATCGGCAGAAGAGACGGCTCCCGCCACGTGTCCCTCGcacccctcctccccctgccacctCCACCTCGTGCCCACATTACCTGCAAAGAAGCTGCGCAGGTCGGTGCCGAGGCAGTTCTCCAAAAACCGCCTCAGCGGCAGGATGTGAGCGTTCGGGGCCGTCCAGTCCGTCAGAAAGTCCTCCACAATGTGGTGGACGGCGTCTGGCCGGGGGAGAGGCCAGTCTGGGGGCCGAAGTCTCATCTCACGCTCTGCCAAGAGAACGGTAACGGAATCTCTCGGAATCAAAACGGCACTAAAAAGAGCTTGGGGAGTGGAAAGCAGCTACGACAGCTGTTCCAGCTTTTGTCCCGACCTTTTTAATCCCTACCTTACTTCCATCTGCACTCCCCTCCGCTAGCTCTGTCTTCAGCAGCCCcacctctgcacagctgctctggtCCCTGCCCGCAGTACTGCCTGTCATTTCGCTCCCGTTCCCCTGGGGCAGGGACTGCCAGATGGGCTGAGCTGTGTCCAAGCTTTAATGCTGCCACCCATCACACTTCCTCCCGCCCAAGACAGGCCAGACCCTGACCATGGGTTTCTGGAGATGGAGATTCAACACGCTCACTTCCCAAGGAAATCTGTTCTGAGTGTTTGTTCGCTGGGTGTAACGCTGATCCTCAGACCCTTGCCTTTGGCTGCCTCTGTCACTGCGGGACCTCTCAGGCCTGGGCCGGCCAGAGAGAGCAGCTTGCTTCTGGCAGCAACACAGAAccgcccagcctcatctgccgggACCCTGCAAAACACGTGCAGGGTGACAGCCAAAGGAGAGCAATGCTCCTCTTTCTGGGAACGGGGaaattcccagcacgcgtttgttCCCGTTCTCACCTGTGAGGTCTCTGGTACAACCgccccccactccccaccccagATCAGCCTGACCGACGGAAACTTCTTGCCAACTCCCAGCTTTTTCTTCAGCGCACACGGTGGTGGTGGGCGCCCCAGAGGACGGGCACGAAGGAAGCGGAGAAGGGTGTGCAGTGCCTTCGGGTACGCTCCCCCCTGCTTTGGCTCTGAAGCATCTTCACGCCTCTCTGTTTTGCTCATATCGGGTAATATCCAGGAAAGCTTACCTGTGGGGAGGCGTTTGTAGTAGTAAATAACAGGGTGCAAAAAGTTGGACTGCCAGGCATGCTGTGCCTCTCCCACGGCTCGGTTGTAGTAGAAGACATCCTTGTCAGCCCCAGAGAAATTCCTCCCGTACTCCATGATGATGACAAACAGCCCGTTGGGAGCCTTTCTCCCCGTCTGCGTTTCCAGCTCGGCCAGGACTCCAACTGGGTACTCTTCCAGGTACTCGAACACTGTGGCATTCCTGTGAATTGCAACCACAACCGTCAGGCTGCTCCAGCAGAGACAAGCCAGCTGGGATCCAACACGCCCTCAGCTGGTCGAGGCTAAGAGGCCAAAGAGCCATCAGATAGTAATTATTTTCGTTCGTTACAGATCTGGGCTGGACTTGATGCAGAGCTTATGAAGGCTGCAGATACTGTTAGAAGACTCCATTATTTTCCCAGATTACGGGATTCCTCTCTCTGTGAGCACTGCTCAAGGAAACCTTTTTCCTGGGGACAGCAAAAGGGTAGTGCACCTCTAAGCCTAGAGGGAAGGTCTGGACCCCTTAAGAGAGAGAAGTAATTGGCAGAATCAGGCATAGCGGCACCAGTCGCGGCAGCGGTACAGGTTCTGAGGTGCCTGCCTACGTGACAGTAACATCCCTAGGCAGCAACGGAGCAGTTTGTGTGGTGGCACCACGGGAAGCAACGGTAAAGAAAAAGGAATGGAACGATGGAGCGCAGTGCTGGGAATAATtactcactcactcactctctCAGCAGTATGATGTCAGCCAGGACACTGAACATCTGGTAGAGGCCCGAGGCCTCGTTCACCCGCTTGATGATGGAATTGGTCAGCTGTGTAATAGGGTAGGCTGTGGATGGCCAGGGGACACCATGGTGACGGTTTTCCAATAGGCGGTGGACTGCACGAGCTAAGGCATTGAGAGAAACAAAGACAGCTTATTTAAAAATCCAAGCTCACCCTTCTCAGAAATCCGATCGCCGTGCTGCGGCGCACGCAGATACTGGCAGGACACAATAAATCAGCTTTACGGCTCATCCGTGCTCAGGATCTCCCACCCCAATCGTTGGTAACTGCAGTGGAGATGCCCTCTGCAAGCTGATGTGATGCTAAGCGGCTGGTGAGGGGGCGGGGGGTCCTCGGGGATATTGCATTACTTCTGAGCAGTCCTTTAATGATAAGGATGGGCACACACAGATACAGATGGAAATTCTCTCTACTGCCCAAAGCCGCTGGGCTCTAACTCCACAGCACAGACCTCTCACCCACAGCCTGTCACGAGGCAGAgcatctggcaggcagaaatctACTGTGTTACATAAATAAGAGACAACAGGCAAGAGAGACACAAGACAAAACAAAGACAGACAACCAAAAACTTCAGATATGACCCCAAGTCACTTCTCCTCCACTTCAGGGGATGCAGCTGCAGCTTGGCTGTGTTTTTGTCATTCTTACTGCCAGCACAAGACTAAGGGTGATCTCCTTTCAGCAGTAAGCCATGAATTGTTCCTTCGAAAGGAAGAACAATTCTCACCTCTGCCCTTTCTGTACGCCCCAGTACTCACTTGTATACCGGAATCCATGGATAAAGCCCCCAGCGGATTTCCTGAAGTCAACAGAGTGGCTAGCAGTGCCGAGAACAAAAAGCCCCCGAGTGTCTCTGGACTCGTAACTAGGTTTGATCTGAGGATActtctttttattcccttttcctgGCATCAGTCTAAGGGATCTGATGTGCaaaagagaagagcaggctgtcagGAAGGGCAGGGGTGGAAAAATGAAGCGTTTCTGATAAGGCACACATCATATTGCAGCCACTGCAATACACTGCTTCATGCCCCCACTGCCTCCAGGGGGATTTACTGCTTTCCCAAGAGCATGAAGTCAATGAGGATCTTCCAGAAGACAAGGATGCTCATCTCAAGGTAGCTCTGGACAAGATCAAATTCCAGCCTAAGCCACTGTCAGTGAAATTTTGGAAGACAGGGCAGTTAGCAGTATCATTTTGAACTGCAGGACATACTAGGAGACAAATCAAGGTGGAGTGAAGGTTGGATCCTCAGGGACAAAACCCTTCTGTAGTGATCTGTACCTGTACcatcctcattcaaaaaaaacccaacaaaccaaaacccaaaatattGCTAGCCTTCTCCATGTGATCTGGCAGGTCAGGATGTGAAGTTCTATAGGCACAAGTTTTTTCTGTCACCCAAGTCCCAACGCTGCCATCTGCTCAGCCCTGTACCCTGTTGATCAGGGGGCAGCAGCACGGTCCCACTGGGACATGGCCGTAGCTCCACGGTAAACAAAGGACTGTGCAGAATCAGGCAGCTCAGAGCAGGTGGAGGTCCGGGCAATGCCACCAGGAGAGGACctgcccttccccttcctccctagTCAGGCCCTTCATAGTCTCTCGCTCTAAATACCTTCTTCTCTGGAGATCCTGGTTCTCCCTCACCTGTTGTAGATAGAGAAGTCAAACTTCCAGCCCAGGCAGCGGATGACACGGTCGTAAGGTGCGCGGGTGGCAAAATTATCCAGTTCGTCTTGCGGGAGGGTGATGGAGTCGATGCCTGCGCTGGTGTTCCTGTTCTCCAGGTAGAACCGGAGCGTGATGTGCAGCTTCCCCTTCTTGTCCTTGACGATAGCCAGATCTTCCAGGTTGCCCTCTAGAAGCCCATCCAGAGATTTCAGCTGGTAGGTGTCCAGCAGGCCGTTGTTAGTTGCTCTACGAAAAAAGGGGAATGTAAGAAGGGCTAAAAGAAGGGAGGGATGCATGGTTCAGTCTCAGCTGCTGGAAATGGGACACGTTTATCAGGCAACCCACGCTCCCCCCCTTCAGTGCACAGGGTATCCCCAGAACCTGAGGGCTTGCAGGAACAGCACAGGTAACACAGCCTCGCTGCCCTTGCAGGATGCTGTCAACCCCTCAGCTCTCCTCTGTGATCACAAGCTAGGGAACAGCTTGGGAGGACCTTTTAATGACAGTTCCAAAGGGGACATTCTCCTATTTCACACAGACCCTGAAGAGCTCTCATTGAGCACCTGTGCTCAGCAACTGCAGCCTGGACCACTTTAAACCAAGAACCTAGAGAGAGGAGCCCCCACGTTTCCTCTGCCACCCCCAGGAGCACGGCACCTCCTGTGCCAGCCCAGTTCCTCGCCTGGGCGAGAAGGGCTTCTCCTTGTTCGTACCCCGGCTGCATTAGAAAGAGAAATAAGAGTGGTTTCCTACCTCAGATCCCCGACATAGTGGGTGGCCCACGAGAGGCGCACGCGGGACCGGCTCACCATGTGGATGAAATTCGTGACGCCTAGAATGTTCTCCGCCGTCTCAAAGGCCGAGTTCCCTCGGCCCAAGATCAGCACGGTTTGGCCAGCAAAATCGTCCGGGTTGATGGACACAGTCTCGTAACCCTCAACGTATTCTGAGCCAGGGAAGTTTACCACATTGGGGACCCACGTGCCAGTGGCGACCAACAGAGAGCTGCAAAAACACAGAGAATGCAGGAATTAACGGGTATGGAGCCATCGCACCATGTGATtgctcctccctcctcccgctGTGGAAGATGGCTGTGATGTGTCCCCTCCAGCCAGGCTGGATCAGCTGCACAGGTCACGGTGTCGAGAGAAACCTCTCCCCGGCTTCAGCTAATGACCCACTCCTCTCTTCCCTATCCTCGGGCCAACCAAGACAACTAGGAACATCGTTATGTATAGCAAAAATGAATGCGGGTGCTGTACGTATAAGCTCCACTTGTTTCCTAAGTCTTCTCCTGTTTTTCCGTGAGCGCGCAAGTGCTGTTCGTATGTACTCACTGACAACACATATCGTAACACCAAAGGGTTTCACGGGATGATTACATCCCgcataaaaaaattactttgatttaAAATTTGTCCTGCCTtttaatacagcagaaaaaatgtcattttaagagGGATAGAAAATGGTTTCTATACTTAAAAACGTAACTCCTAAAGACATGCTTGCAACAACACTAATTGCTAACACTAAAAGTAAGTGCAGTAATCTTTTTATATATCTCTGTAAGAATTTTTACTTGAATCTTAGGGCAATTTTGGTCACTTAGTCGGAAACCCCAGGCAGCTGAGGCTTACGGCGCTGtctgctgtcccagctgtgctcaCACAGCTCCTGAAAGCAACTCGCTCGTGGTGCATGGGTGTCTGGGATTGCCTTCTGTCCCCTTGAGCTTGCCAGCCAGCGCACCTCCAAGTGACAGCCGGCACGACCCGCTGTCGTAGAACTGAGCTTCTGAGGAGAGGTGAGAAATATACTCCATATGTTCGCACGAGTAACTTCTAGACAGTTTTTAGGAATGTAGCTCAGTGGCGGTACGAGATACACAGGCGTGAGcatgacaaggggcaaggggAATTCAGGGACCCTGA
The sequence above is drawn from the Opisthocomus hoazin isolate bOpiHoa1 chromosome 8, bOpiHoa1.hap1, whole genome shotgun sequence genome and encodes:
- the FOXRED2 gene encoding FAD-dependent oxidoreductase domain-containing protein 2, giving the protein MALAVCGVLLGLALWAGGLRAVSGTAFLRHDYCVIGAGPSGLQAAYFLQRAGRDYVVFERSHAPGSFFALYPRHRKLISINKRYTGKSNGEFNLRHDWNSLLSHDRRLLFRRYSRDFFPNADAMVRYLEDFASLLKLRVRYNTAIVHVTLERDGQAWNGHYFILTDQDRQNYKCSSLLVATGTWVPNVVNFPGSEYVEGYETVSINPDDFAGQTVLILGRGNSAFETAENILGVTNFIHMVSRSRVRLSWATHYVGDLRATNNGLLDTYQLKSLDGLLEGNLEDLAIVKDKKGKLHITLRFYLENRNTSAGIDSITLPQDELDNFATRAPYDRVIRCLGWKFDFSIYNRSLRLMPGKGNKKKYPQIKPSYESRDTRGLFVLGTASHSVDFRKSAGGFIHGFRYTTRAVHRLLENRHHGVPWPSTAYPITQLTNSIIKRVNEASGLYQMFSVLADIILLRENATVFEYLEEYPVGVLAELETQTGRKAPNGLFVIIMEYGRNFSGADKDVFYYNRAVGEAQHAWQSNFLHPVIYYYKRLPTEREMRLRPPDWPLPRPDAVHHIVEDFLTDWTAPNAHILPLRRFLENCLGTDLRSFFAESCFLFAFTRQKLPPFCQHGYARAQGLVGSEGLRRRAVEAGLLEDHAPTDFPGDSPPDSRGGSQDRLLTDRVVPVGPLQHLLNAKDEL